The Cryptomeria japonica chromosome 9, Sugi_1.0, whole genome shotgun sequence DNA segment AGccttttcatttacatttacttgcaagtactctatttcatcatttggttaattccaaaactggggtttgacgtgaaggcaaacccccaatcccagcctatttttgtctcttttatatGTGTAGGGTGCAGGTATGCACTTGTACCTTtgtatttggactccatttacagaggcgaaaaaacccttttcatttcaccaatttctcggaggaccgtgtacactttcgccatggtccgggcaaattttcctcaaatttgtagggcggcttcatcttgacatattactaccaaatccaggtgcacaacttcatctcacactctgatcttgagttattatcagttcttcatctcttttcacttagtcttaatacataaattcaatcaattcctttccattccaagaAGAGGGGTTTGCTTATCATTCTCATATCATTTTACTCAAAATTCagtcttcttctttggaggttgaatttagtgaatttccccccctcttccaatgtaatgtttgaaaagtgtttgaagggaaatttgtagtgaaactctcatctctccttggagagaAAGGGTAGCTctcctctagatctctcattcaTGCATTGTTTCCCAACATTACACAAATTTTGGGCcaatcaagaaccaaaaaaaaatcataagaaaaTGTAGATACAAAAGAAGAAGATTGCAACTGATAATAGAGCATCTTGCCAATAACCTAGTAGAAAAACTTCCATAGAAATGAATCCCAAAGTATAAAAAAATCTCAAATAAAGGCCATTGACAAGATAAAATCATCCAATTTCTTCCTTCCAACATAATGATAAGACCCTAACAAAACGCACAATAAAATATAGCTTGAAATAAGATAAGAAGgggaaaaaataacaataaaattcaCCTTAGTAGGATCATATGGAGTGTAGACTATGGTAAAGGTCACATAAGATCCCTCGATGAAGACAAATAAAAGAATCTAGGCTATTGAAGGCCACAAACCAAGGTCATCAAAAGAACTAGGCATGCCAACTACTTCCTACTAATGCAAAAATGAATACATAGGTACCATTCACATCACAAACAACTCAAAACAATTCTTCAAAGGTGCTCACAAGTTTAAAAGGAAAACTCAACTCATCAACTCCTTCATTTGGCTTCTTGATCCTAGTCGATTCACCCAAAACTTGGTTCAAAATCACCAAATAGTTTGACAACCTTGGGGCATGCTTCTAAAAAGGATTAAGGCTTCATGACCACCCATTTCAATCATTTGTTCACTTCCCATAATCTCTCCCTAGATGATTTGCTTCACAAAGGAACTATTTCGTAGTAGTCCTATTCAGAGTGTTTTTAGGCCTTAACTCACAAACTTCCAAATGACTTCATAAACCAAGCAGAGATTAAAACACTCATTATAAAGTTACATAATATACTGCAAAACCACTAGTGGTTTCTTTGGAACATGTGCACCAAAAATGGCCTCCTATGTTAtcataattaggcctattaggaATCTTTTACAAAGAGACTATCAACAAAACCCTTTCTAATATACAAGACACTTCTCAGACCTTCACAATGGGTCTCAAATAGGTCAAATTAACAATTTTTAAGGAAAGATATTGTCCCTTAGTCACAAGTTTATAGAAACCTTGTTtttaaacaaatatgaggagagtTTCTTAGATATTGCACTTCCACACTTTCCCACACTTCACCAACTATTAAAAATCCTTATAACATGCCTACACATGCTTTTATAACACTCACAGTACCCCTCCCAACTCCTGTTAATCCATTTCACACTTCATACCTCTCATCTGCACTTAAGAATGTGTCTCAGTCCACCTAGTGCATCATCACAAATCCATAAAAAGAACTCAAAAAACATCGCAGGTAATTGAAgcacaaaatatataatataataggcCATTCCACCAAGTCACAGTGCCATACAGTGGGTGGAATGGCCAAAACAAAAATGTGTTCTTACAAGCCTTGTTGCTGCCCGTGTATAGGTAGTTTACACAAAAATTCTTATAAAATTCTCAAAACTTAAAGAAACGActccaaaccaaatgcaaatggaaGCTAACTCAGAGCACTATCATTCcataatagtttatttatttttcttgagttccatgtacattttttttttatctccaacCCTCCATTCGGCCTCTCAAGGGTGTTTTATCCCCTTACGACAATTTTTCAACCACATTTAACCACTTTTCAAACTAATAATCATTGGGTTTCCAATATGATAACATTACATGATGACAACTTTTAAGTTGACAATTTTTAGCAATCTTTCCTTGTTGTTTACAAAACTTTGTATAAACCAGCAAATTGATTTCAAATCACCCTAACATGCTTAAAAGAGGTCAAATATACCTTGGAACAGGATTACATCTAATGATTACATCATTTGACTCATGTGACAACATTTGACAATATTTGCTCCTATAAGCCTATTGGACAATATGACCCCAAAAATTGAACTCAAACCTACACAAATGGctcatataattttatttaaatacatTAAACTTGAAATGAGACTAAAACCTTATATTGGCCTCATAGAGGCATGTGACCAATTAGGTGCTCTTGCACAAGAAAAGGGGACCCCACCACACCTACAAGAGCTAAATCCACCTCTATAGGAGGCTCCCACATATATTCTCTAGTATAAATTAGACTCATCCATGGTTACCGAGTAGTTGTGCTCACGAGAGCATAAACCACCTCTAGAGGAAACTATGGGAACATAAATGGGAAATGGGCAACAAAGGCCCCTTCACTATTGAGCCATGCTTCCAATTGAAATGCCATTTGGACTAGATTGGCCCAAGTAAGGATAGGGCCATGCTCCAAAGGAGAAAAATGAGGAAAGACAACGAAGAAAAAGGAAATAGAATCCCTAACTTGCATGCACCCAAATCTTACAAGACAACCATGAGAAGATCCATCTATGGAAACCCTAGAAATTGGCATGAGGGGAGAAAAGGGGAGGGGCCCTACCTAGATCTGGGTAGTGGAAGCCCTCACACTAAAGAGGTAGTGACAACAAAAATATTTTGAACTAGCCTTAAGGAGGCCTGCCAATAAAAAGCCCCTTATAGAAATGACTCACATCACAATAGAATTTCTAATATTTGGAACACCATTCCCTTTGACCAAACACACAATCACCAATGTCATTTTCATAACTTTCAAATGTATCCAAGCAACATCTTCATCACCATAGTCTCCATTGTTGTCATCTTAATGAATGGCTAGGGTTTTCCTTTTTACAAAACTATTTCTTTTTTTTATAAATCATTCTTTCAATTGCTTATAAAGCATAAATTTGTACAAGAATATTTCATATATCTTCTTGAAACATATATTTTTCATTATTAATAATGTAATCTACAAAATAAAGTAAACTTACAAAAATAATATTGTATACACAAACATAACAATGTAATGCATCATtccttaaatatatttatatataaaaactaaaaaataaaaatagttagGCCCAGAGGTATATTACAATGGTAGCACAAAATCAATATACATAAAATCCATTTTTAAGGAAGGATATCTTTATTCATTGGCTAACAATTTATAATTTAACATTTTCTAAAAAAATCCAAATTTTTACAAAGGTTATCCTTattcaaatcatttaaaaaaaaataaacaatataatttaaaataataatttatttgtttGAACGTAGCTATGAAAACTTTAAAACATTCCATTTGAAATCAGATTATAATATGCAATTACTAAAACTAATAATACAGTTAAAAGTAATTAATTTATTCCTTTAAGCATATCTATATATTTGGAAACATTAGAGTTTGAAatcaaattataatttaaaattaattttataaacaTCTTGACAAAGATATATCTTGAAGGCTAGTTTACGTATTTTTCTTTAAAGATGGGTATGCTAGTATATCTTCTATGCACAATCGtaacatattaatttataaatatttttcaatcaaTTTGACCATTGCACCCCTTTGATGCAAGTGCTAAGGTTTCTTATTCCATTTTCTAGTTCTACTCAATCAATATTTaagattttttaatttatataatttattatgaAGCTTCATCAATTTTACAAATTGATTTGTACactctaaaatattaatttataaatattgtTCTATCAACTTGACCATTACACTCGTTGATGTAAGCATTGACGTTCTTATTCCTCTTTTTTATTTTACTATATgagatatttaaaatattttattgccTGTCATTTCAGTTGAAACTTCCTCCAATAGAATTGTACTCTttctaacatattaatttataaatatttttctatCAAGTTGAACATTACAGCCTTTTGATGCAAGTGTGAAGCTTCGCCGATTTTGCGGGTCTGTGTCTTTTCCACTAATGCAGAGAATCGCAGGGATATCGACTAAGATAAGGTTGTCTTTTGCACAAAGGAGACAACGCGTACAAGAAGTAATTGGTTTGAAAACTTCCGTATAAAGTTCTCCTTTATTAACCGCCATTAATTTGTTAGCTGTTCTTTTCCAAATATTTGGGGTGGACAAGGTAAAGCAGGCCAAGTCAAGTAAAATGGTTTACCTAGTCTTTTCAAGAGCATCAAATTCTTCGATCATTGGCTATTTAAAACGAAGGAAATTTGTGATTCAGGCCATCAAATAGAGATTTCACTATTAACCAGAAAGTAGAAGATCTTTTTCCAGAACTGCAAGCGTTTCTAACAAGTGTAAGCATTGGGAGTATGGCAGTATCTCGATTAGCTTTTAGCCACTGGAAGGAGGTTGAACATTATTTATCGGGATGTAATACCATATCTCCAAACGAAAAAATTCATGGAGATGGAGAATACACAAGCCAATTAAAGATTTGTGATATGTGGCGAGATATCCAGGGTGCTAACCATTGGAATGGCTTGCTCAATCCCATTAATCCATTTCTCAAAGCAGAGATACTCAGATATGGTGACTTTGCACAGCAATGCTACGATTCATTTGACAACACGCCCTCTTCCACATACTATGGAAATTGTAAGCGCAGCAAAAGCTCGCTCACCAAGAGACTGGAATTGCTAAATTGTGGGCGTGGATATCAAGTTACCAAATATATATACGCCAATACGAGTCTTTTGGACTCCATTTTTGGCGAGGAATCAAGTGAAGGCGTTGCCTGGATAGGTTATATTGCAGTTTGCACTGACCCAGATGAGATAAAGAGATTGGGAAGACGTGACATAGTTGTTGCATGGAGAGGCACGCAGACTCCATTTGAATGGATGCAAAATCTCAGAGACATATTGGTTCCTGTTATGACATCAAAGGCTACAACATGCTCCAACATCCTACCCATTTCAAATCCAGATGCCAGGATAGAGAAGGGTTTTCTTAGTTGTTATACGTCCACCGACGAGGACTCTGTCAGATGCAGGATGAGTGCAAGGGAAATTGTAGTGGGTGAGATAACCAGATTAGTAAATGAATacagagagaaagaagaagatttgAGCATAACGTTTACTGGGCATAGCTTGGGAGCTGCACTGGCAACCCTCAGCGCATATGACATAAAACAAATCATGGTGAATGAATATGGTGGGACCTCAATTCCCGTCACTGTGTTTTCCTTCGCGTCTCCGCGCGTAGGGAACCTGTCATTTGCTCAACATATGGAAGAGATTGGCGTCAAAGTGTTACGCGTGATAAACAAGAAGGATTTGGTTCCAAAAATTCCTGGTATTTTTGTCAATGAAAAACTGGGATGGCTGACAAGGCTTCTGCACTGGTTTCCCTGGGCATATGTTCATGTGGGAGTAGAGATTAGTTTAGACAGCAGCAGTTCACCTTTGCTGAAGCTAACGCATAATCCTGCAAACTTCCACAGCTTAGAGGTTTATTTGCACACACTTGATGGCTTTTATGGGCATAACAATTTGCCCTTCAAGCCTTCGGGAAGAGATCCAGCTTTAGTTAACAAACACACTGACTTATTGATTGAAAAGCTGCAAATCCCTTCTAACTGGTGGGACAAGAGAAATAAAGAAGTGGTGAAACGCATCGATGGCGTATTGGTCTACTCCCCTTCAACTCCAACGCCTGTTCCTCTTCGTTAAACTTCCCTCTAATCTATTCCCGTTCATTGTTTATTTTTTCACAAAGAGAATCACAGTCGGCCTACAGCAACCCTCTTTGGGAATATAGTTCTGTGGCTGTGTCTTGAAAGGGCCCTATTCCAGATACAATGTACAATTGGGGTTCAAATCTGTAATTACTGACTGTGAGGCTAATGTTACATGAATAATGCTTCGTCCCGTTTCAAAGCACTCTTTACATTAGTGTCAAAGTTCATTTTAGATAGTTTTTATATGTAAATTATGTCAGGATTTCTGAATCAAGTCTGTAATAAAACTATGCCACGatatttaaaaatctaaaattttcaTTTGCTGATTGATCATATGTTGCTTGATCATTCTCCTTGCATGTCACTGCAATCACGATTCTACTTAGACAATCACACGCAATCAAGAAGATGTTTGGAatcattgattatatatatatatatatatgcatgcatttgtatatgtagatatgtatatgaTATATTTATACAAATTGAGATATTATATATGGATCATTTTGTAGAACTTGATGATCATTGAGAAAAATTTATTATTCAACCTTCACAAGGTAAGTCTCCCAACTTTCATTGTTTATCCAACATAAACAATTTGTTTCCCTATGTAATAAATCTATGCCTCATGCACACAATATTTAAAatctaaattttacttttttttactGCTCCTATGTTGCCAATCATTTTGATCAATGCCCCTGAATGTCACTACAGTTATGATGTTCAAAAATCTAATTATTCATTAAAGGTAACTGCATTTGTGGATAATTAATAAAAGAGAAAGACCTCGACAATCACACACAACCAAGAAAATGTTTGGATGACTATAAATTTGAGAAACATTGTAATATTATTAAGAAACATTTTTAGATATATACATAGCTGAAATATTTTGAGTCACATGCATATATTGGGATATTACATATGAATCCTTTCATGAAACTTGATTACCATTGAGAAAAATTTATTATTCAACCTCCATAAGGCAAGCCTTCCAACTTTCATTATAGATGAATAGAATTCCAAAGTTACAAATGAAAAACTTGAGGCTATATGTCATTGCACCCCTATGAAAGGACAATATTGTATCATGTGGATGCAATCACACTAAAAATGTCATACATGAGAACATCATCTTAACAAATAGGCAATGAATAAAGAAGATAGTGCATGTTTTTAATAATAGTTTGTAATTGATGACGGACCAATGTAAAACTAAATAAAAAGAATTCAAACCACCCAAACAACTAAATTTAATGAAGCCTCCTTCTTTTGATTCATATTCCATATTCAATTTATTAGGCCAAATATTATCTAATTTTGTTACTTAATATTTAATATTGATCTCTCTATTAAATTTAAAAAACATGCCTATCATTCATTATGCTTAAATATTCTGGATTAAAAGCACAATAAAATCATACTCTTTgacaagtaaataaataaaaatccattTTATACCTTATAGTTATAAATAACCTACACATTGTTACTTGTGAGTTATGATTTTAAGTATAATTCAGTAGGCCAAAAACTATATACAATAGAAACAGAATTATCTAGTCAGtataaatttatatgtatatagacacacatttttcttcaaaataaatattaaacttaCAGAAAAAAACATGAGTATGCAAATTTTACAAATACAATGGTATAAATTTACTTTCATATgtgtgttatttaaaaaaaatattattagcaACCAACATGTCCATGTTTAGTGTAAATATCAACAAATAAAACTATATACCTTCAAATGCTTTGGTTAAGTTAAGGTGGTTTTCTAAAAAGGTCCAAACCCTGGTACAAAAAAAGGAGGTTACCAAAGGAGTAACTAATTATAGAAAGAGATAATCCAAAATAATATTACAACCAtcaaataggaaaaaaaaattattacaatgaAACTAAACTAATGATAATGGCTAAAAATATCTCAAAAAAATGGAGAGCAAAGGAGGTGTTGGTAAAGCTAGGATTTATGGAGAAGACAGAGATGGGGATGGTGAGGGGGATGAGGTGGATGAAAATTGAGTTTCTCTTGatgatgaggatgtcatgggagGAAGAAATGTGGATCTACTCTAGTTCACCTTTGCTTGGACGAGGTTGTTTTCCTAGGCTAGAGTAGCAGTGTTTTTCACTACGACCTCTTAATTTTTGGCAGGGAATATTGTTCCCCTTGCCCTTTGTGTGTTGATCTAGATTGGCTTGAAGGAGGATAGGGTGGGTGTTTCTCAGTTCTTTTTCCCCTTTATTGTGTTGTGTATGAGGATTACAGCTGATTTCTCATGGATGGATGCTGGCGAGGGGTATTTTGTGGAACACCTGCATCTTGTGTTTCCTTTCCTACCTTCTTGTCTTGGGTAATTGGGAGTGTTAGTTGCAAAATTTGGATGAAtgtgtttcctctattttctcctTTAAGAGATTTTATCTTTTCTCAATTgtcctttttgtcattttcatttgAAGATGCAAGGTTTGGCTTCAGGGGTTGTGTCTTTTACCTATGTTAGTGGAGGGTATTTTACTTATTTATCTATATTTTCCTTTTGGGAAAGAGTGATGGTTTTGTTGACCATTCTTCCTTCCTTGGATGCCCTTTCATGTCTGGTTCGGGAGAGGTTGGTGTTTCTTTTGTTACATGTATTGCTATTGAGGTTATTTGTAGTAGTAAGGGCTCCCTTCCTCTCTCACCTTTGAATGGTAGTCCTTTTGAGGTGGACCAAGTACTTTGGCCCTTGCTAGAATAATATTTTATTGAAGGTGGGCCTATTGAGGTGGTCCTAATCACTATGGTTGTAAGTGATCTTGTCCAAAGATTGGTGAGCTCATTCAGGTCTCATTCCATTCCTATGAACATAGTGGTTTCATTAGTTTAAGGTTTTAGGGTGCCTTTCAAAACCTATTATTTCTCAATGGTAGTGTAGTTGGTAGATATATTGAGGTGGTTGCTTTATATGCAGGGATATCTACCAGTAATTCCCCCAATTGTTTAGGGTCTTCTTCCTTGATACAAAATGCCTCTACTCAAGGTGCTCCTATAGGTAAAAGGTTTCAAGAAGCCTTTCACAGTCTATTGTTTGGTTTTTGTTCCATTGGATACTTAGGTTAAGGTTTTAGGGGGTTCAAGAAGATGATTCAGAGTTCTTTCCCAAACCCTTATGTTTTAATTAGGTGATTTTGTTGGGTTAGGACTCTTGTTCCCACTAGGTCAATGCTCTAGCTAATGCATCTTTTCAAAAAAGGATTTATCCCTTTTGGTTTTTGTGGTCTTGGTGGTCTCACTTCTTGTAAGTTCCTCCCATTTGTGCACCTCTGTGGAAGTTATGTAATGGTTTGAGCCTATCCCACTTCTATTAGTCAAAATAGCAACAACTAGAAAGAATAATTAAAATTAGAATTGTAGCACAATTTCACCCCCAAAGGAGCAGCTTGAGAGGAAGAgactgttgcaaggtgtgtgcccttggtatcCTTATGTCATGCATCATAgtgctcgagtttgtgacatggcttaaccacctcctgtgtattctataagtctagtggttgtattgggtatTAAAAGGTTGATGTTTTTGTGCAACTTCAACCCTACTTCTAACAAGTGCTATCAATGTCTGGGTCATAGTTTCAAACCCCCTTGCTTGCACTAggaggggattgttgcaaggtgtgcaccctttgtctccttgtgttgtgtagtgcaacgCTCAGGTTCAttacatggcttaaccacctcttatggattctataattttagtggttgtatcgagcattaacaggttgatcttttggtcaAACAACAACCATACTTATAGTAGAGACTTTTGAGGAATTAATTTTTTCCATGCAATGATCAATTGTCTAGTAAGAAGCATCATCATGAGAAATAATGTTAGGATTAGGGGAGGAAGATcactaaaaaaaattataagaagcATTGGCACCCAAATGAGTGTTATTTTTTGAGGGAGAAACTTCTCATACCAAAGAGTGAGTATTTGAAACAAGAAAAGGAACATGAGAGATCCCCAAGTCACCAAAAATTGGGACAACAAAAGAAGAAATAACCTCAAGATAACTTGATCAGTTAAAGCAATATGGGAAGGAAGCATCGAGTCACGATAATCATTTTAACTATAAAGGAAGATCATGAGATGGATCAAATGAAAATTCATCCAATAGGTGGAGGAAGAACTAGGATGAATGACAAGGATGTATAGAGCCCAAATGTACTATAGAAAAACAATGTCTTTGAATAAAATGAATTCTTTGACAGTCAATAATCTAGTCCAAGGATGCTCATTCATTTATAGGATACAATAAATACTAGTAAAATCTTGATATTACTATTCGATGATCTATCAATATTTAATACAAGAAGGAAACAGTTCTAAGGAAACGGTTCTATTAACAAACCTTTATAACTGAagcaatattttaaaattaaacaatataatataCTAAGTATTGCATCAATATTTCCCCCAAGTTGTTACATTTTGGGCAGTCATATGACCTAGACTGAAGATAAATCCCCCTCCTTCCGATATAGATTGGGGTGGGCCCCTAATATTCTATCCAGCAAGAGAGCTCCTCCCATTACAGTTGGCTAGTTGGGTGGGTAGCTAACCAAACAGGTTCCATTTTCGGGGCCCCTACTATTTTCTGGGATCTCTTGTTCTGCATAGGCAAATCTAAAATGGCTTTTCCCTCCCCCCCCACccaccctactattctaaggggggcATCAGTAACGCTTGAACCTATGAAACATACCGTTTGTTCATGCTTTTTCCTCACCCTACTATTTTAAGGGTGCCACCCTCTTTGTTAAAGAGACAATTATAGTTGAAGGAAAAAACATAATTGAATGAATGGATAAACAACTATCCGCTACTAGCCGCTTCTAGCTTGATTCAACTCCACACAACTTTCAACTTGACCCTGCTTCCCTCTTCTCATTCCCTCCCTCCAACATTGAGCCTCCCACCCACCTACTTATCCCACCCATTCCCCACGCTTAAAAGTAATTAACTAGATTATAACTCTTTACACACCACCTGCGCctttcataaataatcaaaagggCGATTGTGCCAGTCAAGATTCTTTTTTCATTTTCTTGGGAGTCCTTTTGAGGACCTTGGTAGTCCTACTTCTTTTATAAAGGGGTGTGGACCTGGTGCTTCTTTGTTTCTATCTTTCTCAAGAGGATCTCTGTTGTGGATCTAggtttcatctttcttttcttcttaccCTATTCTATTAAGGTGAATCACTCTCCTATTGAAGGGAAGAGTGGTTGGCTGGGTGAAGTTGGATGGAGTCTTTTGGGGTTTTTTGTTGTCGTACTTCTTGAGGCCAATTTTTTGACTGCTTTCATCTCCATGTTGTTGGGTCTCTGTCAcctttctcctatggaggtggagacttTCGTGGAACTCACTTGCTTGGAGTTTGACTGGTTTTTGCCGCTTCTATTGTTTAAGGTTTTGAGAGCCTCTCTAAAACCCAATAGTCTAGAAAATCAGTATGGTCTTGTTCCTTTTCCTCTGGATCTTGTGGGGCTGAACAGAGCTTGGCATTTTCAGCTAGTGGTCTAATTTATTTAagctcctattgaggtgggtccttctcctattgaggtggaaaggAGTTGTTCTATAAGGGAGATGACATTCAAACAGATTGTCATTGCTAGTTTCAATTCAATGGTTTTGGGATCCATTAAAAAACCCAACATGAAGttttggggagcctttcaaaaccccctagTTCCAAATTATTCCTTAATGCTTCTCTTCATGGATATGGTTGTGTTGGTTTTGAGATGTTTGCTTGCAAAGGATCAGGTTATGGGTACCTGGAAAAATCCTTGGTATTTG contains these protein-coding regions:
- the LOC131040498 gene encoding phospholipase A1-Igamma2, chloroplastic-like is translated as MAVSRLAFSHWKEVEHYLSGCNTISPNEKIHGDGEYTSQLKICDMWRDIQGANHWNGLLNPINPFLKAEILRYGDFAQQCYDSFDNTPSSTYYGNCKRSKSSLTKRLELLNCGRGYQVTKYIYANTSLLDSIFGEESSEGVAWIGYIAVCTDPDEIKRLGRRDIVVAWRGTQTPFEWMQNLRDILVPVMTSKATTCSNILPISNPDARIEKGFLSCYTSTDEDSVRCRMSAREIVVGEITRLVNEYREKEEDLSITFTGHSLGAALATLSAYDIKQIMVNEYGGTSIPVTVFSFASPRVGNLSFAQHMEEIGVKVLRVINKKDLVPKIPGIFVNEKLGWLTRLLHWFPWAYVHVGVEISLDSSSSPLLKLTHNPANFHSLEVYLHTLDGFYGHNNLPFKPSGRDPALVNKHTDLLIEKLQIPSNWWDKRNKEVVKRIDGVLVYSPSTPTPVPLR